A stretch of Mastomys coucha isolate ucsf_1 unplaced genomic scaffold, UCSF_Mcou_1 pScaffold3, whole genome shotgun sequence DNA encodes these proteins:
- the Lrrc3 gene encoding leucine-rich repeat-containing protein 3 translates to MGPRGRQSPSSPLAPSQGSCFFILFCLRLGASCPQACQCPDHAGVVAVHCSSRGLQEIPRDIPADTVLLKLDANRISRVPNGAFQHLPHLRELDLSHNAIEAIGPAAFSGLAGGLRLLDLSHNRIRRIPKDALGKLSAKIRLSHNPLHCECDLQEALWELKLDPDSVDEIACHTSTQEQFVGKPLIQVLDSGASFCSNHRKTTDVAMLVTMFGWFTMVIAYVVYYVRHNQEDARRHLEYLKSLPSAPVSKDPLSPVP, encoded by the coding sequence ATGGGTCCCAGGGGCAGGCAGAGCCCCTCATCCCCACTGGCCCCCTCCCAGGGGTCTtgcttcttcatcctcttctgctTACGGTTAGGTGCCTCCTGCCCACAGGCCTGCCAGTGCCCTGACCATGCTGGGGTTGTGGCTGTCCACTGCAGCTCAAGAGGGCTGCAGGAGATCCCTAGGGACATCCCGGCCGACACGGTGCTTCTGAAACTAGACGCCAACAGAATCTCCCGAGTCCCCAATGGAGCCTTCCAACACCTGCCCCACCTGAGGGAGCTGGACCTGTCCCATAATGCCATTGAGGCCATTGGTCCAGCAGCCTTCTCAGGTCTGGCTGGGGGCCTGCGGCTGCTGGACTTATCCCACAATCGCATCCGAAGAATTCCAAAGGACGCCCTGGGCAAGTTGAGTGCCAAGATCCGCCTGTCCCACAATCCGCTGCACTGCGAGTGTGACCTGCAGGAGGCCCTGTGGGAACTGAAGCTGGACCCTGACTCCGTGGACGAAATTGCCTGCCACACCTCAACACAGGAGCAGTTTGTGGGCAAGCCGCTGATCCAGGTCTTGGACTCGGGGGCCAGCTTCTGCAGTAACCACCGGAAGACCACCGATGTCGCCATGCTGGTCACCATGTTCGGCTGGTTTACCATGGTGATTGCCTACGTGGTGTACTACGTACGCCACAACCAGGAGGATGCCAGACGACACCTTGAGTACCTCAAGTCCCTGCCCAGTGCTCCCGTCTCCAAGGACCCTCTCAGCCCCGTGCCCTAG